In Thermococcus thioreducens, a genomic segment contains:
- a CDS encoding tRNA(Met) cytidine acetyltransferase TmcA, whose amino-acid sequence MTVKVRFDKEVRDYAKGEKVKDQVLRLTETALAQALEKFHRRMIIIEGDTLRKAELAGILAGASARILGDVLDELKEKRLRDESEDKIEVLYATDALGEDTFGRKRYEAFRKHFDLLAGGAEVKAVTFKHTRDILGRTYDLLVLDMSYDYSPNDLGRIIETVRGGGFIFILAHPFEKWKNMWTGFHKSLVTPPYTIDDVKKRFNRRLIRKFTEHEGIYIITENGKLRKKPKRNKTQAKIRARKGVEIPEETIFPRELYEMALTEGQVEVLKAFEGLVEEEGMLVLTADRGRGKSVSVGIAAIGLALALKKRTRIVVTAPEPENVQALFRFAKRALERLGFKPHVVEERGLIKELYARKIGLRYYPPAEGYKKTADLYILDEAAGIHVPILHRYLSKPRVVYSSTIHGYEGAGRGFSVKFLKRARERRQFRELHMEEPIRYAEGDPIEKWLFDVLLLDAEPVELTNEDYELITNKEVYFEEPDLDDWFENDRDDLRNFVGIYILAHYRNRPSDVALLADAPHHRARVLRLKNGKIVTAIQIAEEGNIPKKVIEKMAKGYKPRGNIIPDMMVKHHMAKEFAKLRGYRIVRIATHPDAMDMGLGSKALELLEKEAREKGLDWIGSGFGASEELVRFWVRNGFAVVHLSPARNPVSGEFTAIVLKPISERAKKIIKKANDEFRIRLTEWLGDTHREIEPEIVRWLFETPFGEAVDYPIHLTDVQRKRLDAFTGKVLTYDTVVDAVKPIVKLYFLDGWMKPYLDERQIRLLIYRVLQGHSWEEAAKLIDRTETFTMIEVRDIIRGLWYYYKRVIS is encoded by the coding sequence GTGACCGTCAAGGTCCGCTTTGATAAGGAAGTGAGAGACTACGCCAAAGGCGAGAAGGTTAAGGATCAGGTTCTCAGGCTCACCGAGACGGCTTTAGCCCAGGCGCTTGAGAAGTTCCACAGGAGAATGATAATCATAGAGGGAGACACACTGAGGAAGGCGGAATTAGCGGGAATCCTGGCCGGCGCATCGGCCCGGATTCTCGGGGATGTCCTTGATGAGCTCAAGGAAAAGCGTCTCCGCGACGAGAGCGAGGATAAAATTGAGGTCCTCTACGCGACGGACGCGCTCGGCGAGGATACCTTTGGAAGGAAGCGCTACGAGGCTTTCAGGAAGCACTTCGACCTTTTGGCAGGGGGTGCCGAGGTAAAGGCGGTTACCTTCAAGCACACCCGCGACATTCTTGGCAGAACCTATGACTTGCTCGTCCTGGACATGAGCTACGACTATTCCCCCAACGACCTCGGGAGGATTATAGAGACCGTCCGCGGCGGCGGGTTCATCTTCATACTCGCCCACCCATTCGAGAAGTGGAAGAACATGTGGACGGGCTTCCACAAGAGCCTCGTCACGCCGCCCTACACGATAGACGACGTCAAGAAGCGCTTCAACAGGCGCCTCATTAGGAAGTTCACCGAGCATGAGGGCATCTACATCATCACCGAGAACGGAAAGCTCAGGAAGAAGCCGAAGAGGAACAAAACTCAGGCAAAGATCAGAGCGAGGAAGGGCGTTGAGATTCCCGAGGAGACTATCTTCCCGCGCGAGCTCTACGAGATGGCACTCACAGAGGGACAGGTTGAAGTCCTTAAGGCCTTTGAGGGTCTGGTTGAGGAGGAGGGCATGCTCGTCCTCACCGCTGACAGGGGCCGTGGAAAGAGCGTCTCCGTTGGAATAGCCGCGATAGGCCTCGCACTGGCGCTCAAGAAGAGAACCAGAATAGTCGTGACTGCCCCCGAGCCGGAGAACGTCCAGGCCCTCTTCCGCTTCGCCAAGAGGGCCTTAGAGAGGCTCGGGTTCAAGCCGCACGTCGTCGAGGAGAGGGGCCTCATCAAGGAGCTCTACGCGAGGAAGATCGGCCTCCGCTATTATCCCCCCGCTGAGGGCTACAAAAAGACCGCCGACCTGTACATCCTCGATGAGGCTGCTGGAATCCACGTCCCGATACTCCACAGGTACCTCAGCAAGCCGCGTGTGGTGTACTCCTCCACCATACACGGCTACGAGGGAGCGGGAAGGGGCTTCTCGGTCAAGTTCCTGAAGAGGGCCAGGGAGAGAAGGCAGTTTAGGGAGCTCCACATGGAGGAGCCGATACGCTATGCCGAGGGCGATCCCATAGAGAAGTGGCTCTTTGACGTTTTGCTCCTCGATGCCGAGCCAGTTGAGCTTACCAATGAGGACTACGAGCTCATAACGAACAAGGAGGTCTACTTCGAGGAGCCCGACCTCGACGACTGGTTCGAGAACGACAGGGATGATCTCAGAAACTTCGTCGGCATCTACATCCTCGCCCACTACCGCAACAGGCCGAGCGACGTTGCCCTGCTCGCGGACGCGCCGCACCACAGGGCGAGGGTTCTCCGCCTCAAGAACGGCAAGATAGTTACGGCGATTCAGATAGCCGAGGAGGGCAACATACCCAAGAAGGTCATCGAGAAGATGGCGAAGGGCTACAAGCCGCGCGGCAACATAATCCCGGACATGATGGTCAAGCACCACATGGCGAAGGAGTTCGCGAAGCTGAGGGGGTACAGGATAGTTAGAATTGCCACCCACCCGGACGCGATGGATATGGGACTTGGAAGCAAGGCGCTGGAGCTCCTTGAGAAGGAAGCGAGGGAGAAAGGCCTCGACTGGATCGGCTCGGGCTTTGGGGCGAGTGAAGAGCTCGTCCGCTTCTGGGTCCGGAACGGCTTTGCGGTAGTTCATCTCAGTCCAGCCAGAAACCCTGTTAGCGGCGAATTCACCGCTATAGTCCTCAAGCCGATAAGCGAGAGGGCGAAAAAGATCATCAAGAAGGCCAACGACGAGTTCCGCATAAGGCTGACGGAGTGGCTGGGCGATACCCACCGCGAGATCGAGCCCGAGATAGTCAGGTGGCTCTTCGAGACGCCCTTCGGGGAGGCGGTGGATTACCCGATACACCTCACGGACGTCCAGAGAAAGCGCCTCGACGCCTTCACGGGCAAGGTTCTCACCTACGACACCGTGGTTGACGCCGTTAAGCCCATCGTCAAGCTCTACTTTCTCGACGGCTGGATGAAGCCCTACCTCGACGAGAGGCAGATAAGGCTCCTCATCTACCGCGTTCTTCAGGGGCACAGCTGGGAGGAGGCGGCAAAGCTGATAGACAGAACCGAGACCTTCACCATGATAGAGGTGCGCGATATCATAAGGGGCCTCTGGTACTACTATAAGAGGGTCATCTCATGA
- a CDS encoding calcium/sodium antiporter has product MIVEIILFALGLVLLIKGSDYFVEAASRVAKGFGVSEFLIALVLASIATTLPEVTVSAISSYQGKPDIALGNAIGSALANIALILGVSSLLRPLNVEKTAWKNSLFMIAVTAYAGLLMYDGKISRLDGASLILIYFGFLYYLYRKHMTLEELPEGGRGNPKRDALIMFGSGILVVTGAKLVVDSAVTMARAFGVPEVVIGLTMVSIGTSLPEFTNSLMATLKRLPNISVGNIIGANILDILMVIGIAALINPIYVDSTIYTFTLPLTLLVMAILTAVLRFTGRIDRLTGGVLLAIYSYFLYVYLTGGVHLPQG; this is encoded by the coding sequence GTGATAGTTGAAATCATACTCTTCGCGCTAGGCCTCGTCCTGCTCATCAAGGGGAGCGACTATTTTGTTGAAGCCGCCTCGCGCGTTGCAAAGGGCTTCGGGGTGAGCGAGTTCCTCATAGCGCTCGTTCTGGCCAGCATAGCCACCACCCTGCCGGAAGTTACGGTCTCGGCAATCTCATCCTACCAGGGAAAGCCCGACATAGCGCTGGGAAATGCGATTGGAAGCGCACTCGCGAACATAGCCCTGATCCTCGGTGTGTCTTCCCTTCTCCGCCCCCTGAATGTGGAGAAGACCGCCTGGAAGAACTCCCTCTTCATGATAGCCGTCACAGCATATGCGGGTCTCTTGATGTACGACGGCAAGATAAGCCGGCTCGACGGGGCGAGCCTGATACTGATATACTTCGGCTTCCTCTACTACCTCTACCGGAAGCACATGACGCTTGAGGAGCTCCCCGAGGGCGGGCGCGGAAACCCGAAGAGGGATGCCCTCATAATGTTTGGAAGCGGCATTCTCGTCGTGACCGGTGCAAAGCTCGTTGTGGACAGCGCCGTCACGATGGCCAGGGCCTTTGGAGTCCCCGAGGTCGTCATAGGCCTCACGATGGTCTCCATTGGAACGTCCCTGCCGGAGTTCACAAACTCCCTCATGGCGACCCTCAAACGGCTTCCAAACATAAGCGTCGGCAACATAATAGGTGCTAACATCCTGGACATCCTCATGGTCATCGGCATAGCGGCTCTCATAAACCCGATATACGTCGACTCCACCATCTACACCTTCACCCTGCCGCTGACCCTCCTGGTCATGGCCATACTGACGGCAGTCCTTCGCTTCACCGGCAGGATAGACAGGCTTACTGGGGGAGTACTGCTGGCTATCTATTCCTACTTCCTCTACGTATACCTCACCGGGGGCGTCCACCTGCCGCAGGGCTGA
- a CDS encoding TIGR00288 family NYN domain-containing protein, which yields MKERFFRVLRRGEKEVREVSTPEKPKKKRSIGLIIDGPNILRKEFGIKLEDIIDALERIGKLRVAKVVLNQYAPQGLIEAVVNQGLEPIIVAGDTDVRIAIEAMELIYNSDVEVIALATRDADFLPIVNEAKRRGKETIVIGVEPGFSVALQNAADYVIKMEGKGETHEFK from the coding sequence ATGAAGGAGCGCTTCTTTAGGGTTCTCAGGCGCGGGGAGAAGGAGGTCAGGGAGGTCAGCACCCCGGAAAAGCCAAAGAAGAAGAGGAGCATAGGCCTAATCATCGACGGCCCTAACATCCTCAGGAAGGAGTTTGGGATAAAGCTGGAGGACATAATAGACGCCCTTGAGAGGATTGGAAAGCTCCGCGTCGCCAAGGTAGTCCTCAACCAGTACGCTCCCCAGGGGCTCATAGAGGCCGTCGTCAACCAGGGGCTTGAGCCGATCATAGTCGCCGGCGACACCGACGTCAGGATAGCCATAGAGGCCATGGAGCTCATCTACAACTCCGACGTGGAGGTAATAGCCCTTGCCACCCGCGATGCCGATTTTCTTCCGATAGTCAACGAGGCGAAGCGCAGGGGAAAGGAGACGATAGTCATAGGAGTTGAGCCGGGCTTCTCTGTGGCGCTCCAGAATGCGGCCGACTACGTCATCAAGATGGAGGGCAAAGGCGAAACCCATGAGTTCAAATAA
- a CDS encoding tRNA-guanine transglycosylase, producing the protein MSARPRSLQEFTFFPVVNFMTGPPGVLRNGGIWKSIKRGIIHELKLPAIMTQVLHFVDFNLNEKSFNEWFKDGKTLKDWIIQENPTYSPILFADSGGFKLLYNREYDLSKYQLKATPESVLDLQLKLGADYVASLDYPIPPGLNKEETNERMEKSIMNAVRLMELVYDSHDVDVFPYLAVHGRSYEEIQYYVKRLFNLLEETGFNEYSHYPFGLAIGSMVPIKNHYELIVEIIKALKDTLIEINSDPEKIPIHVFGISGRITPFMYYLGVNSFDSNTYVKAAQNLQFFVSYTQKKKFYMITNRDLDLCPFCNCIRGRNLQKAKKILKSKSYSRYSLHGKEVIKSDIYGIIALHNLSVQLNLIGELKKYNPKSREFKEWLVGYANSDNKLLKVVAKLSTIDEDFIDIATKFKLKLPKLPKGQFYARRISLKRDPTKFDITKTPYSVPPEKRVILILSCTPEKPYSKSTTHKLIFRYLQEHGVNIKKIEKVTLSGMYGPVPQNFEKETSILEYDFVLSSRTPEEQVSLVSTRLKEFLENHARDKWVVAYIGSGAYRKIIQRVQKELKGNISIILLPDESQLRRRVNSEVRKKTHLRTLVATLEKLLNTGTEPF; encoded by the coding sequence ATGTCTGCTCGTCCAAGGTCACTGCAGGAATTCACATTTTTCCCCGTGGTCAATTTTATGACAGGTCCCCCGGGAGTTCTTCGAAATGGGGGCATATGGAAATCTATTAAACGGGGGATAATACACGAGTTAAAATTGCCCGCAATTATGACTCAAGTTCTTCACTTTGTGGATTTTAATCTCAATGAAAAGAGCTTTAATGAATGGTTTAAGGATGGAAAGACATTAAAAGACTGGATTATACAAGAGAATCCAACTTATTCCCCTATCCTTTTCGCAGATAGTGGTGGTTTTAAACTTCTGTATAACCGGGAGTATGATTTGTCAAAGTACCAACTTAAAGCAACACCCGAAAGCGTTTTGGATTTGCAACTTAAACTTGGTGCAGACTACGTTGCATCTTTGGATTATCCAATACCCCCTGGACTAAATAAGGAAGAAACTAATGAAAGAATGGAAAAGAGCATTATGAATGCTGTACGCCTGATGGAATTAGTATATGATTCACATGATGTGGATGTTTTTCCGTATCTTGCTGTCCATGGCAGATCCTACGAAGAAATTCAGTATTATGTCAAAAGATTGTTCAATCTCCTTGAGGAAACCGGATTTAATGAGTATTCCCACTATCCTTTTGGGTTGGCCATTGGTTCAATGGTTCCAATAAAGAACCATTATGAGCTAATCGTTGAGATAATAAAAGCTCTCAAGGACACATTAATTGAGATAAATTCTGACCCAGAAAAAATCCCCATACATGTTTTTGGGATTTCTGGAAGGATAACTCCTTTCATGTATTATTTGGGAGTAAACAGTTTTGATAGTAATACATATGTCAAAGCTGCCCAAAATCTTCAGTTTTTTGTTTCATACACTCAAAAAAAGAAATTTTACATGATAACCAACAGAGATTTGGATTTATGCCCATTTTGTAATTGTATCAGAGGACGAAATCTTCAGAAAGCAAAAAAGATACTAAAGAGCAAAAGTTACTCTCGATATAGCCTCCATGGGAAAGAAGTAATCAAGTCGGATATCTATGGTATAATTGCACTTCATAATCTATCTGTTCAATTGAATCTTATAGGAGAACTGAAAAAGTACAATCCTAAATCTCGCGAGTTTAAAGAGTGGCTTGTTGGATATGCAAATAGTGACAACAAGCTTTTGAAAGTAGTTGCTAAGTTATCAACGATTGACGAAGACTTCATCGATATTGCTACTAAATTTAAGTTGAAACTTCCGAAACTCCCCAAGGGTCAGTTTTATGCCCGGAGAATTTCATTAAAGCGTGATCCTACCAAGTTTGACATAACGAAAACACCATATAGTGTCCCTCCAGAGAAGAGAGTTATTTTAATCTTATCCTGCACTCCAGAAAAACCATACTCAAAATCTACAACACACAAGCTTATTTTTAGATATCTCCAGGAGCATGGTGTTAATATTAAAAAAATTGAAAAGGTTACTCTCTCTGGAATGTATGGTCCGGTTCCCCAGAATTTTGAAAAAGAAACTTCGATATTGGAATACGACTTTGTACTATCTTCTCGCACTCCAGAGGAGCAAGTAAGTCTCGTATCTACTCGGCTGAAGGAGTTTCTGGAAAACCATGCGCGGGATAAATGGGTTGTTGCGTACATTGGGAGTGGAGCATATAGGAAGATTATCCAGAGAGTTCAAAAAGAGTTAAAAGGAAATATTTCCATAATTCTCCTTCCAGATGAATCTCAACTGAGAAGGAGAGTTAATTCAGAAGTTAGAAAAAAGACTCATCTAAGGACTCTTGTAGCGACATTAGAGAAACTATTAAACACAGGTACTGAACCTTTTTAA
- a CDS encoding TIGR00288 family NYN domain-containing protein: protein MPGGNWEKIISITKDGMRSIGTMRRKIGRGKRIALLIDGPNILRKEFGVKLEDIVEALEGLGDLRVSKVILNQYAPQGLIEAVSNQGFEAIVVSGETGVKLAVEAMREIYNPNIDVIALATRNAEFLPVILKAKEKGKETIVIGIEPGFSAALKHAADYTIILEGGEGR, encoded by the coding sequence ATGCCGGGCGGCAACTGGGAGAAGATAATCTCGATAACGAAGGATGGCATGAGGAGCATAGGAACCATGAGACGAAAGATAGGCCGCGGTAAGAGGATAGCCCTGCTCATCGACGGCCCGAACATCCTCAGGAAGGAGTTCGGTGTCAAGCTGGAGGACATAGTTGAGGCCCTGGAGGGGCTGGGCGACCTCAGGGTCTCCAAGGTGATACTGAACCAGTACGCTCCCCAGGGGCTCATAGAGGCGGTATCGAACCAAGGATTTGAGGCCATCGTCGTCTCGGGTGAGACAGGCGTCAAGCTCGCCGTCGAGGCGATGAGGGAGATATACAACCCCAACATCGACGTGATTGCGCTCGCAACGAGAAACGCCGAGTTCCTGCCGGTGATCCTCAAGGCCAAGGAAAAGGGTAAGGAGACCATAGTGATCGGCATCGAACCGGGCTTTTCAGCGGCTCTGAAGCACGCGGCGGACTACACCATAATCCTTGAGGGCGGTGAGGGGAGATGA
- a CDS encoding thiamine ABC transporter substrate-binding protein: protein MRKLATLLLTFLLLGALGAAKPVKAQEQLTVYSYDSIEWWMKEIVPIFEEKYGVKVNLVLIGDAGEVLNRLVLEKDNPQADVVVGIDNSYMAKAIDAGILEPYKPANADVIPQWIIDSFDPTFHLTPYDYGYIAINYRRDMVQNPPASLEDLTKPEWKGKLIIEDPRTSSPGMAFLLWTIAVYGDDWLNYWERLKENDVQIVEGWSAAWNAFTKGEYPLVLSYATSPAATVYYDNNTNVGAVAFKEGNYLQIEGAGIVKGAKHPELAKKFIEFLISEEAQEKLPLNQWMYPVNKNVQIPEVFKYAVKVDKPVTVDPKEIENNYDLWLKQWTQLMVEGKSPEEITGKTTTETGGESSNSSICGPALIVGLAVLPLFLRRRR from the coding sequence ATGAGAAAGCTTGCCACCCTGCTGCTTACCTTCCTGCTCCTCGGTGCCCTCGGGGCGGCAAAGCCCGTTAAGGCCCAGGAGCAGCTGACTGTTTACTCCTACGACAGCATAGAGTGGTGGATGAAGGAGATCGTTCCAATCTTCGAGGAGAAGTACGGCGTCAAGGTCAACCTCGTCCTCATCGGCGACGCAGGAGAGGTTCTCAACAGGCTCGTCCTTGAGAAGGACAACCCGCAGGCCGACGTTGTGGTCGGCATAGACAACAGCTACATGGCCAAGGCCATCGATGCCGGAATACTGGAGCCGTACAAACCGGCCAACGCTGATGTCATCCCCCAGTGGATAATCGACAGCTTTGACCCGACGTTCCACCTCACCCCCTACGACTACGGCTACATAGCCATCAACTACCGCAGGGACATGGTCCAGAACCCACCGGCAAGTCTAGAAGACCTCACCAAGCCCGAGTGGAAGGGCAAGCTGATAATCGAAGACCCGCGCACCAGTTCGCCGGGAATGGCCTTCCTCCTCTGGACGATAGCGGTCTACGGCGACGACTGGCTGAACTACTGGGAGAGGCTCAAGGAGAACGACGTCCAGATAGTCGAGGGCTGGAGCGCGGCCTGGAACGCCTTCACCAAGGGTGAGTACCCGCTCGTCCTCAGCTACGCCACTTCCCCGGCGGCGACCGTTTACTACGACAACAACACCAACGTCGGTGCCGTTGCCTTTAAGGAGGGCAACTACCTCCAGATAGAGGGGGCCGGAATAGTAAAGGGCGCCAAGCACCCTGAGCTGGCCAAGAAGTTCATCGAGTTTCTCATCAGCGAGGAGGCACAGGAGAAGCTCCCCCTCAACCAGTGGATGTACCCGGTTAACAAGAACGTCCAGATCCCCGAGGTCTTCAAATATGCGGTAAAGGTTGACAAGCCCGTTACCGTTGATCCCAAGGAGATCGAGAATAACTACGACCTCTGGCTCAAGCAGTGGACCCAGCTAATGGTGGAGGGCAAGAGCCCAGAGGAGATAACCGGAAAGACGACCACCGAAACCGGTGGAGAGTCCAGCAACTCAAGCATCTGCGGGCCAGCACTCATAGTTGGCCTTGCCGTCCTTCCGCTCTTTCTCAGGAGGAGGCGGTGA